In a single window of the Necator americanus strain Aroian chromosome X, whole genome shotgun sequence genome:
- a CDS encoding hypothetical protein (NECATOR_CHRX.G21699.T1), with protein sequence MYSLLLLPFLFWITSAFNNIPIEIDKCKKSQWFVRNFIVFVCLNANARKELKPFACDPNNGMVERTRKRPVFLQETHKLNGFVYECTVDKNTKAVVWRAIACYINEEKFGPGTFVKGRYDSVYLCYKDIDGILRIRMRKPVHDHCIAGTGDPNCQQGILQGIWNSNFGMGQGIAYNSVSNTPLNISNHNLRLDTTNAPIYEYPKIGQYDLFNSIKGFVNPEDVTLTPEYIIQPGDIIP encoded by the exons ATGTATTCGCTTCTTTTATTACCTTTTCTATTCTGGATAACATCCGCATTTAATAACATCCCAATTGAAATTgacaaatgtaaaaaaagccAATGGTTTGTGAGGAATTTTATCGTTTTTGTTTGTCTTAACGCTAATGCAAGAAAGGAACTAAAACCATTTG CTTGCGATCCGAACAATGGAATGGTTGAGAGGACACGAAAACGACCGGTGTTTCTTCAGGAAACTCACAAATTGAATGGATTCGTTTACGAATGTACAGTtgataaaaatacaaaagcaGTTGTATGGAGAGCAATAG CCTGCTACataaatgaagagaaatttggTCCAGGTACATTTGTCAAGGGAAGATATGATTCTGTCTATCTTTGTTACAAGGACATCGATGGCATCCTACGAATTCGAATGAGAAAAC CTGTCCATGATCATTGCATTGCTGGGACTGGGGATCCGAACTGCCAACAAGGAATTCTTCAG GGAATATGGAACTCAAATTTCGGAATGGGCCAAGGAATCGCCTACAACAGTGTATCAAATACACCTCTCAACATATCCAATCATAATTTACGACTG GATACTACCAATGCTCCAATCTATGAATATCCGAAAATTGGACAATATGATCTATTCAACTCTATTAAAGGATTTGTGAACCCTGAAGACGTCACATTAACTCCGGAATATATAATTCAACCTGGCGACATAATTCCTTAG
- a CDS encoding hypothetical protein (NECATOR_CHRX.G21698.T1) has product MVHRPKARPEHQNLAQLSEAVMENRIRFFGHVTTIPSGHFVQVVLRMLPDPNWKRPPGRRRKLWTKVMKEDFRTPGVDKQFSRDVRSRRLGDSDGWINSIRTLGEDQAG; this is encoded by the coding sequence ATGGTACACAGGCCGAAGGCACGTCCAGAACATCAAAATCTTGCCCAGCTTTCTGAAGCAGTCATGGAAAACCGtattcgcttctttggtcacgttacGACGATACCGTCAGGTCATTTTGTCCAAGTTGTCCTGAGAATGCTTCCAGATCCTAACTGGAAAAGACCTCCTGGTCGTAGAAGAAAGCTCTGGACGAAGGTGATGAAGGAGGATTTCAGGACACCTGGCGTTGACAAGCAGTTTAGTCGAGACGTAAGGTCCCGCCGCCTAGGGGATAGCGACGGATGGATAAATTCTATACGAACTCTAGGTGAAGATCAAGCAGGATAG
- a CDS encoding hypothetical protein (NECATOR_CHRX.G21697.T1), producing MHLHLPANSRRFHRQTFWSRLSLLGIDRHALFGAYGMRRALLAAVLIATTYANVFSEGGALGDLVYQEEYGYPKLNSYLDGAEIEDRIQESYPKEEVQEERLRNARESQEYNENLEEILRELEKQNQELKQEDFAVPGEVEIELQKTKELPKEAVNKVTTGAEETQTQPDVAVEQPLVAQKKGQNEFVSFVEPVDAKQTKSVATLEKRRLAGASEFSSSLPTYSDNLLMIAVGTVLIVGMVASVVGGGYYIKRRRSSPDDSEYAPYAGTGPGFKKSKGDKGDESLAYKAQLHQYQQAKQKIICGEDAPAGLESDGEDDGADDENNFSVYECPGLAPTGDIEVCNPNFAAHP from the exons ATGCATCTCCATTTGCCAGCAAATTCAAGACGTTTCCACAGACAGACGTTCTGGTCTAG GCTCTCGCTCCTTGGCATCGATCGCCACGCCCTATTTGGCGCATACGGGATGCGGCGCGCGCTGCTTGCGGCCGTCCTCATAGCGACCACCTACGCGAACGTCTTCTCCG aagGCGGCGCGCTGGGTGATCTTGTTTATCAGGAGGAATATGGTTATCCAAAATTAAACTCGTATTTGGACGGTGCAGAAATAGAAGACAGAATCCAG GAATCTTATCCTAAAGAAGAAGTACAGGAGGAAAGACTGAGAAACGCTAGAGAATCACAGGAGTACAATGAAAATCTTGAGGAAATCCTCCGAGAACTGGAGAAACAAAATCAAGAGTTGAAACAGGAGGACTTTG CAGTTCCGGGCGAAGTTGAAATCGAATtacaaaaaaccaaagaacTACCAAAAGAGGCCGTTAATAAGGTGACCACTGGAGCAGAGGAAACGCAAACGCAACCGGATGTTGCGGTGGAGCAACCTCTGGTAGCTCAGAAGAAGGGCCAGAATGAGTTCGTTTCATTTGTGGAACCAGTCGATGCGAAACAAACGAA atcaGTTGCTACATTGGAGAAACGTCGCCTTGCCGGCGCATCAGAATTCTCAAGCAGTCTACCCACATACAGTGACAATTTGCTTATGATTG CCGTAGGAACAGTACTCATCGTAGGAATGGTTGCTTCAGTCGTAGGTGGAGGATATTACATCAA AAGACGTCGTAGTTCTCCGGATGACAGTGAATACGCTCCTTATGCTGGGACTGGACCTGGATTCAAGAAGAGCAAG GGCGACAAAGGGGACGAGTCTTTAGCGTACAAAGCTCAGCTGCATCAGTATCAGCAGGCAAAGCAAAAGATTATATGCGGGGAGGATGCACCTG CTGGACTCGAATCGGACGGAGAAGACGATGGCGCCGATGACGAGAACAATTTCAGCGTGTATGAATGCCCTGGACTGGCACCAACAGGCGACATCGAAGTATGCAATCCAAACTTCGCCGCACATCCATAA